In one Terriglobales bacterium genomic region, the following are encoded:
- a CDS encoding tetratricopeptide repeat protein, with translation MADQKNTQSNWTGSQAYVLAIICLVAGIAIGYLVRGSASPAVAHDHGTEASSGMPTGVNPGMEGMQQPSPEQMRRMAEKQAEPLLAQLKSNPNDAKLLYNIGNIYYDTQQYPEAIKYYEQSLKIDPKSSDVRTDMATAYFYSDQPDRALAEIETVLKSDPKHANALFNKGMYLWRGKMDINGAVAAWKELLKTNPNYAHRDEVQNFIAQAEKHANIKPGQKTNKPAMN, from the coding sequence ATGGCTGATCAGAAAAATACGCAATCGAATTGGACCGGAAGCCAGGCATATGTACTGGCCATCATCTGCCTGGTCGCCGGCATCGCGATCGGCTATCTCGTGCGCGGCTCGGCATCGCCCGCCGTCGCCCATGACCACGGCACCGAAGCCTCTTCCGGCATGCCCACTGGCGTGAATCCCGGCATGGAAGGCATGCAGCAGCCCAGCCCCGAGCAAATGCGCCGCATGGCCGAAAAGCAGGCGGAACCCCTGCTGGCTCAGTTGAAGTCGAACCCCAACGACGCCAAGCTCCTCTACAACATCGGCAACATTTATTACGACACCCAGCAGTACCCCGAAGCCATCAAGTACTACGAGCAGTCGCTCAAAATCGACCCCAAATCAAGCGACGTCCGCACCGACATGGCGACCGCTTACTTCTATTCCGATCAACCCGACCGCGCCCTGGCCGAGATCGAAACGGTTCTGAAGTCCGATCCCAAGCACGCCAACGCTCTCTTCAACAAGGGAATGTACCTGTGGAGAGGCAAGATGGACATCAACGGTGCCGTGGCGGCCTGGAAGGAATTGCTGAAGACCAACCCGAACTACGCGCATCGCGACGAAGTCCAGAATTTCATCGCTCAAGCCGAAAAGCACGCCAACATCAAACCCGGCCAGAAGACCAACAAGCCGGCCATGAACTGA